One genomic segment of Aliarcobacter cibarius includes these proteins:
- a CDS encoding NUDIX hydrolase: MQNNKLKSLKKILPKHPNILGRDRFFNSAVLIPLVKIEGEIHLLFQKRAAHIKQGGDICFPGGGFDKKKDKNFKDTVYRELYEELGILKEDVKIYGQLDTYSTSIGVIIEPFIGKIKKKAIKNIKIDKNEVENFLLIPLKFFYETKPLEYKLKSLVLPYEIDKNGQKIEYFPTSSLGLPKTYHEPWGNDNHKIWVYKWEDEVIWGITSMLIIEFLKKFNKIK; this comes from the coding sequence ATGCAAAATAATAAATTAAAATCTTTAAAAAAAATACTTCCAAAACACCCAAACATTTTAGGAAGAGATAGATTTTTTAATAGTGCTGTATTGATTCCTTTAGTAAAAATAGAAGGTGAAATTCATTTACTTTTTCAAAAGAGAGCTGCTCATATAAAACAAGGTGGTGATATATGTTTCCCTGGTGGTGGATTTGATAAGAAAAAAGATAAAAATTTTAAAGATACAGTTTATAGAGAATTATATGAAGAGTTGGGCATTTTAAAAGAAGACGTTAAAATTTATGGTCAACTCGATACTTATTCAACCTCTATTGGAGTTATAATTGAGCCATTTATTGGAAAAATAAAAAAGAAAGCTATAAAAAATATAAAAATAGATAAAAATGAAGTTGAAAATTTTTTACTTATACCTTTAAAATTTTTTTATGAAACTAAACCTCTTGAATATAAGTTAAAAAGTTTAGTTTTACCTTATGAAATAGATAAAAATGGTCAAAAAATAGAGTATTTTCCAACTTCTTCTTTGGGATTACCAAAAACTTATCATGAACCATGGGGCAATGATAACCATAAAATTTGGGTTTATAAGTGGGAAGATGAAGTAATTTGGGGAATTACTTCAATGTTAATAATAGAGTTTTTAAAAAAGTTTAATAAAATTAAATAG
- the bioA gene encoding adenosylmethionine--8-amino-7-oxononanoate transaminase translates to MNYLEIDNNHLWHPYNSLPSKTPIWAVKKTKKSKIYFEDAKVLVDGMSSWWSAIHGYNNKRIYKALKKQAKTMPHIMFGGLTHEPASILAKNLVNLTGLNSVFLCDSGSVSVEVALKTAILYQKAKSKEKFKFLALENAYHGDTLGAMSVCDPKNSMHSLYGDYLSKNIFVKSPNLGFDSDFSEAIEDLKEKLTKYHQDIAAFILEPVVQGAGGMRIYNPKYLNEAKKLCEKYDILMILDEIATGFGHTKKMFAYEHSDIKPDILTIGKGLTGGTLTMAAMITSKNISDVISNSEIGVLMHGPTFMANPLACSVANASIEILLNSSWEKKVSKIENVFQTKLNKVKNSDLVKDVRCIGAIGVIELENDIYAKELQEFCVENGVWLRPFGRLFYSIVAYTISEKKLLKITNTMIEAIKYLESKHAK, encoded by the coding sequence TTGAATTATTTAGAAATTGATAATAATCATCTTTGGCATCCATATAATTCTTTACCTTCAAAAACACCAATTTGGGCTGTAAAGAAAACAAAAAAATCTAAAATTTATTTTGAAGATGCAAAAGTTTTAGTTGATGGTATGAGTTCATGGTGGAGTGCAATACATGGGTACAATAATAAAAGAATCTATAAAGCTTTAAAAAAACAAGCAAAAACTATGCCACACATTATGTTTGGTGGATTAACTCATGAACCAGCTTCAATTTTAGCAAAGAATCTAGTAAATTTAACAGGATTAAATTCAGTTTTTCTTTGTGATAGTGGCTCTGTTTCTGTTGAAGTTGCTTTGAAAACAGCTATATTGTATCAAAAAGCAAAAAGTAAAGAAAAATTTAAATTTCTTGCACTTGAAAATGCTTATCATGGAGATACACTAGGTGCAATGAGTGTTTGTGATCCAAAAAATTCAATGCATTCATTGTATGGAGATTATTTAAGTAAAAATATTTTTGTAAAGAGTCCTAATTTAGGTTTTGATTCTGATTTTAGTGAAGCAATTGAAGATTTAAAAGAAAAACTTACAAAATATCATCAAGATATTGCAGCTTTTATTCTTGAGCCAGTTGTTCAAGGTGCTGGAGGAATGAGAATATATAATCCAAAGTATTTAAATGAAGCAAAAAAGCTTTGTGAAAAATATGATATTTTAATGATTCTTGATGAAATTGCAACAGGTTTTGGACATACAAAAAAAATGTTTGCATATGAACACTCTGATATTAAACCAGATATTCTAACAATAGGAAAAGGTTTAACAGGAGGAACTTTGACAATGGCTGCAATGATAACATCAAAAAATATAAGTGATGTTATATCAAATAGTGAAATTGGTGTTTTAATGCATGGTCCAACATTTATGGCAAATCCATTAGCATGTAGTGTTGCAAATGCAAGTATTGAAATTCTTTTAAACTCATCTTGGGAGAAAAAAGTTTCTAAAATAGAAAATGTTTTCCAAACAAAGTTAAATAAAGTAAAGAATTCTGATTTGGTTAAAGATGTTAGATGTATTGGAGCAATCGGAGTTATAGAGCTTGAAAACGATATTTATGCAAAAGAACTTCAAGAATTTTGTGTAGAAAATGGAGTTTGGCTTCGTCCTTTTGGAAGATTATTTTATTCTATAGTTGCATATACTATTTCTGAAAAAAAATTATTAAAAATTACAAATACTATGATTGAAGCTATAAAATATTTAGAAAGTAAACATGCAAAATAA
- a CDS encoding ABC transporter substrate-binding protein, producing MNSFCKLKFLLTIIFLTTSLYSSELKKVTLQLAWFDQFQYAGYYIAKEKGFYKELGLDVEIVPFSFDKNIIKDVNDGKIDFAVGRENLILEKQKYPNIVALAAIFQASPLILISKKDSKIEKIEDFANKRIMTTRDDAEEASLKAMLVSRKVDIKTLNFIPHSHNIKDLINSKTDLISAYTSKAPFFLNKYNIKYNTFSPKDYGFDMYSDFLYTNSQLIATDPNVAILFKNASMKGWEYAYSNISEATELILNKYNTQNLTKEELIFEANELKKLSYYETKKLGEISYEKLKRIYDLYNVLGLVEKPIDVSEFIFKPDNNLIISNIEKNFLNEKEILNLCIVPNYMPYSDVVDGKFIGFVADYMALVENSIKKPIKFVQTKSIAESFTFIKEKKCDILPMAIKTKERESYLSFTKSYLNLPLVLITKSGEIFTDDLRNLKNKKVSIVDNYAFFNTLKNKYKNIEFVKVKNLDEGFEKVLNDENFAHIDFMQSSWYKIQTDYMSKLQISAKLDESEDISIAVLKENTVLSNILDKAVLSIDKASSTEILNKWVIKDNKKEFNYNLLLQISFVVFIIFSLGVYRQILLNKANKRLKYLVDLKTKKLQNVNKRLSIRIKRILEKSQQKDRILAQQQKMVSMGQMIENIAHQWRQPLSVISTNASAIKLKKEMNLLKDDELIKTVEQIVNTSKYLSQTIDDFRYFFRPQKDKEIFSLASCIKKCLDLINENFVQNNIKIIYKLEDINVLGYETELIQVLINILNNSKDAFVQNNIDKKLIFITLKEINKKVHIEIYDNALGVSQIILDKVFEPYFTTKYKSSGTGIGLYMSKEIVTRHMDGDIFMDNYEFIYENEKYKGAKLSIVLNTIKKD from the coding sequence TTGAATTCTTTTTGCAAGTTAAAATTTTTACTTACTATTATTTTTTTAACAACTAGTTTATATTCATCAGAATTAAAAAAAGTGACTTTACAATTGGCATGGTTTGATCAATTTCAATATGCTGGCTATTATATAGCTAAAGAAAAAGGTTTTTATAAAGAACTTGGACTTGATGTAGAAATTGTTCCATTTTCATTTGATAAAAATATTATAAAAGATGTAAATGACGGAAAAATTGATTTTGCAGTTGGTAGAGAGAATCTTATATTAGAAAAACAAAAATATCCCAATATTGTTGCTTTAGCTGCTATTTTTCAAGCATCTCCTTTGATTCTTATTAGTAAAAAAGATTCAAAAATAGAAAAAATTGAAGATTTTGCAAATAAAAGAATTATGACAACAAGAGATGATGCTGAGGAAGCGTCTTTAAAAGCTATGCTAGTATCAAGAAAAGTTGATATAAAAACTCTAAATTTTATTCCACATTCACATAACATTAAAGATTTAATAAATAGTAAGACAGATTTAATTTCAGCATATACATCAAAAGCTCCATTTTTTCTTAATAAATATAATATTAAATATAACACTTTTTCACCAAAAGATTATGGTTTTGATATGTACAGTGATTTTTTATATACAAATTCACAACTAATTGCAACAGATCCAAATGTTGCAATATTATTTAAAAATGCAAGTATGAAAGGTTGGGAGTATGCTTATTCAAATATCTCTGAAGCAACTGAACTTATTTTAAATAAATATAACACTCAAAACTTGACTAAAGAAGAGCTAATTTTTGAAGCAAATGAATTAAAAAAATTATCATATTATGAGACAAAAAAATTAGGTGAAATTAGTTATGAAAAATTAAAAAGAATATATGACTTATATAATGTTTTAGGATTAGTTGAAAAACCTATTGATGTAAGTGAATTTATTTTTAAGCCTGATAATAACTTGATTATCTCAAATATTGAGAAAAATTTTTTGAATGAAAAAGAGATTTTGAACCTTTGTATAGTACCAAATTATATGCCATATAGTGATGTTGTTGATGGTAAGTTTATTGGATTTGTTGCTGATTATATGGCATTAGTTGAGAATTCAATTAAAAAGCCTATTAAATTTGTACAAACAAAATCAATAGCTGAATCATTTACATTCATAAAAGAGAAGAAATGTGATATTTTACCAATGGCTATAAAAACAAAAGAAAGAGAAAGTTATCTTTCTTTTACAAAATCTTATTTAAATCTTCCATTGGTTCTTATAACAAAAAGTGGTGAAATATTTACTGATGATTTAAGAAATCTGAAAAATAAGAAAGTTTCTATTGTTGATAATTATGCTTTTTTTAATACTTTGAAAAATAAATATAAAAATATAGAGTTTGTTAAAGTAAAAAATTTAGATGAAGGATTTGAAAAAGTATTAAATGATGAAAATTTTGCTCATATTGATTTTATGCAAAGTTCATGGTATAAAATACAAACTGATTATATGTCAAAGTTACAAATATCAGCAAAACTTGATGAAAGTGAAGATATCTCTATAGCTGTTTTGAAGGAAAATACTGTTTTATCAAATATTCTGGATAAAGCTGTTTTATCTATTGATAAAGCATCATCTACAGAAATTTTAAATAAGTGGGTTATAAAAGATAATAAAAAAGAGTTTAATTATAATTTGCTTTTACAAATATCATTTGTAGTTTTTATTATTTTTTCATTAGGAGTTTATAGACAAATTTTATTAAATAAAGCTAATAAGAGATTAAAATATCTCGTTGATTTAAAGACAAAAAAATTACAAAATGTTAATAAAAGATTGTCAATAAGAATAAAAAGAATACTAGAAAAAAGTCAGCAAAAAGATAGAATTTTAGCACAGCAACAAAAGATGGTTTCTATGGGGCAAATGATAGAAAATATTGCTCATCAGTGGAGACAACCATTATCTGTAATATCTACGAATGCAAGTGCTATAAAATTAAAAAAAGAGATGAATTTACTTAAAGATGATGAGTTGATCAAAACTGTTGAACAAATAGTAAATACATCAAAATATTTATCTCAAACAATAGATGATTTTAGATACTTTTTTAGACCACAAAAAGATAAAGAGATTTTTAGCTTAGCTTCTTGTATTAAAAAATGTTTGGATTTAATTAATGAAAATTTTGTGCAAAATAATATTAAAATTATTTATAAATTAGAAGATATTAATGTTTTAGGGTATGAAACAGAACTTATTCAAGTACTAATAAATATTTTAAATAATTCTAAAGATGCATTTGTGCAAAATAATATTGATAAGAAATTGATATTTATAACTTTAAAAGAGATAAATAAAAAAGTTCATATCGAAATTTATGATAATGCACTAGGAGTTTCTCAAATTATTCTAGATAAAGTTTTTGAGCCATATTTTACAACAAAATATAAATCAAGCGGTACAGGAATTGGTCTTTATATGTCAAAAGAGATAGTTACAAGACATATGGATGGTGATATTTTTATGGATAACTATGAATTTATTTATGAAAATGAAAAATATAAAGGTGCAAAACTAAGCATTGTTTTGAACACTATAAAAAAGGATTAA
- the purH gene encoding bifunctional phosphoribosylaminoimidazolecarboxamide formyltransferase/IMP cyclohydrolase yields the protein MRALISVSDKSGVVNFAKELVKLGYEIISTGGTYSKLKNEGVAVIEANEVTKFPECFEGRVKTLNPYIHGGILHRRDKQSHLDQAKELGVEGIDLVCVNLYPFKATIEKTDDFEEIIENIDIGGPAMVRSAAKNFDSVIIVIDVADYDLVLNNLKNNTNTVEFRRDLMIKAYEHTASYDSMIANYMNKRFNNGFGAKQFIVGSKVFDTRYGENPHQKGALYEFESQFSNKFKIVKGEPSFNNMGDISGAARIAASFGKDKAVCIVKHGNPCGFAIKDTLLDSYVEALKCDPVSAFGGVVAVNGTVDRTLAEKMNEIFLEVVFAADFTADAVEVFGNKKRIKLFSQGTEYLELANDSFDFKRVDGGFVYQEADKVADDEVRNSKLMSKRAASEQEVKDMEIAYKIASLTKSNCVVYVKNSAMVAVGMGMTSRVDASKAALRKAEDMGLDVNGAVLASEAFFPFRDSIDEAQKAGVKCVIEPGGSIRDDEIIEAANEYGMALYFSGIRHFLH from the coding sequence ATGAGAGCGTTAATTAGTGTAAGTGATAAAAGTGGAGTTGTGAATTTTGCAAAAGAACTTGTAAAATTAGGATATGAAATAATCTCTACAGGTGGAACATATAGTAAACTAAAAAATGAAGGAGTTGCTGTAATTGAGGCAAATGAAGTTACAAAATTTCCTGAGTGTTTTGAAGGAAGAGTAAAAACTTTAAATCCATATATTCATGGTGGAATTCTTCACAGAAGAGATAAACAATCTCATCTTGACCAAGCAAAAGAATTAGGTGTAGAAGGAATTGATTTAGTTTGTGTAAATTTATATCCATTTAAAGCAACAATTGAAAAAACAGATGATTTTGAAGAAATTATTGAAAATATTGATATTGGTGGACCAGCAATGGTAAGAAGTGCTGCTAAAAACTTTGATTCAGTAATTATTGTAATAGATGTTGCTGATTATGATTTAGTACTAAATAATCTTAAAAACAATACAAATACAGTTGAGTTCAGAAGAGATTTAATGATTAAAGCTTATGAACACACAGCTTCTTATGATTCAATGATTGCAAATTATATGAATAAAAGATTCAATAATGGATTTGGTGCAAAACAGTTTATTGTTGGTTCAAAAGTGTTTGATACTAGATATGGTGAGAATCCACATCAAAAAGGTGCTTTATACGAGTTTGAATCTCAATTTTCAAATAAATTCAAAATTGTAAAAGGTGAGCCAAGTTTCAATAACATGGGAGATATTAGTGGAGCAGCTAGAATTGCTGCATCATTTGGAAAAGATAAAGCTGTTTGTATAGTTAAACATGGAAATCCTTGTGGATTTGCTATAAAAGATACTCTTTTAGATTCTTATGTTGAAGCATTAAAATGTGATCCTGTAAGTGCATTTGGTGGAGTTGTTGCAGTAAATGGAACTGTAGATAGAACATTAGCAGAGAAAATGAATGAAATTTTCCTTGAAGTTGTTTTTGCAGCAGATTTTACAGCAGATGCTGTTGAAGTATTTGGAAATAAAAAAAGAATAAAATTATTTTCTCAAGGAACAGAATATTTAGAACTAGCAAATGATAGTTTTGATTTCAAAAGAGTTGATGGTGGATTTGTATATCAAGAAGCTGATAAAGTTGCAGATGATGAAGTTAGAAATTCTAAACTTATGTCAAAAAGAGCAGCAAGCGAGCAAGAAGTAAAAGATATGGAAATTGCTTATAAAATTGCATCTTTAACAAAATCAAACTGTGTTGTATATGTTAAAAATTCTGCAATGGTAGCTGTTGGAATGGGAATGACATCAAGAGTTGATGCATCAAAAGCAGCACTTAGAAAAGCTGAAGACATGGGATTAGATGTAAATGGAGCAGTATTGGCATCTGAAGCATTTTTCCCATTTAGAGATAGTATTGATGAAGCACAAAAAGCTGGTGTTAAGTGTGTGATTGAGCCAGGTGGAAGTATTAGAGATGATGAAATTATTGAAGCTGCGAATGAATATGGTATGGCTTTATATTTCTCAGGAATTAGACACTTCTTACACTAG
- the purL gene encoding phosphoribosylformylglycinamidine synthase subunit PurL — MQNKELSIEEIALAHSLTKEEFENIKKILGREPNYVEIGIFSAMWSEHCSYKSSKKYLSGFPTKAPWVIQGPGENAGVIDIGDGYAAVFKMESHNHPSFIEPYQGAATGVGGILRDVFTMGARPVASMNSIRFASIEGNSETAKKHRYLLKGVVAGIGGYGNCMGVPTIGGETTFEECYAGNNLVNAFTLGLAKADEIFYGRAEGIGNPVIYVGSKTGRDGLGGAVMSSASFTEDSESKRPTVQVGDPFTEKLLLEACLELFKADLIVGIQDMGAAGLTSSSFEMAGRSGSGMVMHLDKVPAREEGMTPYDFMLSESQERMLICAKKGCEQAIIDIFQKWELDVAVIGEVTSSGHMELFWHGEKVADVPVQPVSEEAPVLDRPIKEPEYLKTIANVTMDKEISNQVAFDELISDMEIVDKSWIYSQFDSMVQTNTIKGPGSLDGSSIRIKETGKALAMSADCNTRFCYINPQLGAAAAVMESGRNVAMTGAVPKAITDCLNFGNPQNPEVMWQFKESCEGIKNACRALNTPVIGGNVSLYNETNGVSVFPTPSIAMVGVNEDAQNVLPSKLQGNGNILYLLGETSSEFGGSLYLKKFYGKVAGTHPKVDFEKELNLWNTVIEANKAKLLKSAKDVNLGGIAISLTKMAVVGNVGVEANISLNDSKDIFSESLSRAIVEVEPKNCEAFEKLASKYGIECVAIGKTGGNKIIINDVYKELDKVSHIYFNRFKEVVEQDQ, encoded by the coding sequence ATGCAAAACAAAGAACTAAGTATTGAAGAGATAGCTCTAGCACACTCTTTAACAAAAGAAGAGTTTGAAAATATTAAAAAAATTCTAGGAAGAGAACCAAATTATGTTGAAATTGGTATCTTCTCTGCTATGTGGAGTGAGCATTGCTCTTATAAATCAAGTAAAAAATATTTAAGTGGATTCCCTACAAAGGCTCCATGGGTTATTCAAGGACCAGGCGAAAACGCTGGTGTTATTGACATTGGAGATGGATACGCGGCAGTATTTAAAATGGAATCACATAATCATCCAAGTTTTATTGAACCTTATCAAGGTGCAGCAACTGGAGTTGGAGGAATTCTAAGAGATGTATTTACAATGGGAGCTAGACCAGTTGCTAGTATGAACTCTATAAGATTTGCTTCAATTGAGGGGAATAGTGAAACTGCAAAAAAACATAGATATCTATTAAAAGGTGTTGTTGCAGGAATCGGTGGATATGGAAATTGTATGGGAGTTCCTACTATTGGTGGAGAAACAACTTTCGAAGAGTGTTATGCTGGAAATAATCTTGTAAATGCATTTACTTTAGGACTAGCAAAAGCTGATGAAATTTTTTATGGAAGAGCTGAAGGAATTGGAAATCCAGTTATTTATGTAGGTAGTAAAACTGGGCGAGATGGTCTTGGAGGTGCAGTTATGTCAAGTGCATCTTTTACTGAAGATAGTGAATCTAAAAGACCAACAGTACAAGTTGGAGATCCATTTACAGAGAAATTGCTTTTAGAAGCTTGTTTAGAACTATTTAAAGCTGATTTAATTGTTGGTATTCAAGATATGGGAGCAGCTGGACTTACTTCTAGTTCATTTGAAATGGCAGGAAGAAGTGGTTCTGGAATGGTTATGCATTTGGATAAAGTACCTGCAAGAGAAGAGGGTATGACTCCTTATGATTTTATGCTTTCAGAGTCTCAAGAAAGAATGCTTATTTGTGCTAAAAAAGGTTGTGAACAAGCAATTATTGATATTTTCCAAAAATGGGAATTAGATGTTGCTGTTATTGGTGAAGTTACAAGTAGTGGACACATGGAATTGTTTTGGCATGGAGAAAAAGTAGCTGATGTTCCTGTTCAACCTGTAAGTGAAGAAGCACCAGTACTTGATAGACCTATAAAAGAACCAGAATATTTAAAAACTATTGCGAATGTGACTATGGATAAAGAAATTTCAAATCAAGTTGCTTTTGATGAATTAATATCTGATATGGAAATCGTAGATAAATCTTGGATTTATTCTCAATTTGATTCAATGGTACAAACAAATACTATAAAAGGTCCAGGAAGCCTTGATGGTTCAAGTATTAGAATTAAAGAAACTGGTAAAGCATTAGCTATGAGTGCTGATTGTAATACAAGATTTTGTTATATAAATCCACAATTAGGAGCTGCAGCTGCTGTTATGGAAAGTGGAAGAAATGTTGCTATGACTGGGGCAGTTCCAAAAGCAATTACTGACTGTTTAAATTTTGGTAATCCTCAAAATCCAGAAGTTATGTGGCAATTTAAAGAAAGCTGTGAAGGAATTAAAAATGCTTGTAGAGCATTAAATACTCCTGTTATTGGTGGAAATGTATCTTTATACAATGAAACAAATGGAGTTAGCGTTTTCCCAACACCATCAATTGCTATGGTTGGAGTAAACGAAGATGCACAAAATGTTCTTCCTTCTAAACTTCAAGGAAACGGAAATATCTTATATCTTTTAGGAGAAACTTCTAGTGAATTTGGTGGAAGTTTATATCTTAAAAAGTTTTATGGAAAAGTTGCAGGAACTCATCCAAAAGTTGATTTTGAAAAAGAGTTGAATCTTTGGAATACGGTGATTGAAGCAAATAAAGCTAAACTTTTAAAATCTGCAAAAGATGTAAATCTTGGAGGAATTGCTATTTCTTTAACAAAAATGGCAGTTGTAGGAAATGTTGGAGTTGAAGCAAATATATCTTTAAATGATTCTAAAGATATATTTAGCGAAAGTTTAAGTAGAGCAATAGTTGAAGTTGAACCAAAAAATTGTGAAGCATTTGAAAAATTAGCATCAAAATATGGTATTGAATGTGTAGCTATTGGTAAAACTGGTGGAAATAAAATTATTATAAATGACGTATATAAAGAACTAGATAAAGTAAGTCATATTTATTTTAATAGATTTAAAGAAGTTGTAGAACAAGATCAATAA
- a CDS encoding L,D-transpeptidase family protein — protein MDIYRIEGIKAVEQELEKNLRDIDFWKKYLEKKNVEYGYYEYNKYIIVAQKENKELSLFENSEDGYKLITKEKMIIGENLGDKFLEGDKRTPEGSYDLVQKRVGLDQFYGPFALVTSYPNSFDKSLNKKGHGIWIHGMPLDGERENYTQGCLALDNDRLKVLDSNINLNKTVLITSHDELKKTTKEDIALILSSIYKWKDAWKYSNINEYLSFYSRDFKRADRTDFNTFSAQKRQIFAKNEDKTINLFNIDISPYPNSLNKNMYRILMDEEYTSPSVKFYGKKELFVEIANNQLQILTED, from the coding sequence ATGGATATCTATAGGATTGAGGGGATTAAAGCTGTAGAACAGGAGCTTGAAAAAAATTTAAGAGATATAGATTTTTGGAAAAAATATTTAGAGAAAAAAAATGTTGAATATGGTTATTATGAGTATAATAAATATATAATTGTTGCTCAAAAAGAGAATAAAGAACTTAGTTTATTCGAAAATTCTGAGGATGGATATAAATTAATAACTAAAGAAAAAATGATAATAGGTGAAAATTTAGGAGATAAGTTTTTAGAAGGTGACAAAAGAACTCCTGAAGGATCTTATGATTTAGTACAAAAAAGAGTTGGATTAGATCAATTTTATGGGCCATTCGCATTAGTTACTTCTTATCCAAATAGTTTTGATAAAAGTTTAAATAAAAAAGGTCATGGAATTTGGATACATGGTATGCCTTTAGATGGAGAAAGAGAGAATTACACTCAAGGTTGTTTAGCTTTAGACAATGATAGATTAAAAGTATTAGATAGTAATATAAATTTAAATAAGACGGTTTTAATTACAAGTCACGATGAGTTGAAAAAAACAACAAAAGAAGATATTGCTTTAATTTTAAGTTCAATTTATAAATGGAAAGATGCTTGGAAATATTCAAATATAAACGAATATTTATCTTTTTATTCAAGAGATTTTAAAAGAGCAGATAGAACAGATTTTAATACATTTTCTGCACAAAAAAGACAAATTTTTGCAAAAAATGAAGATAAAACTATAAACTTATTTAATATTGATATTTCACCTTATCCAAATTCATTAAATAAAAATATGTATAGAATTTTAATGGATGAAGAGTACACAAGTCCTAGTGTGAAATTTTATGGAAAAAAAGAGTTATTTGTTGAAATAGCAAATAATCAACTACAAATTCTAACTGAAGATTAA